Below is a window of Streptomyces sp. WMMB303 DNA.
CGGTCCTCGTTCTGCGCGGTCTGGTCGCGGAAGGTCCGGTCGACCGTGAAGCCCCGCCGCGCCAGTTCGGTCGCCGGGCGCAGCGCCTGGGCGAGCGACTTGGTGCCGTAGGCGCGCAGCGCCTTCTCCCAGGTGGCGGCGGTGCCCGGGGTGCCGACGCCGAGTCCGCTGGTGACGGCCTGGTCGAACGGCAGGGGTTCGCCGTCCTCGGTGAACAGGTTCCGGTCCGCGCTGCGGGGCGCCGTCTCACGACCGTCGAGGGTGTGCACCCTGCGGGTGGCGGCGTCGTAGTACACGAAGTACCCGCCGCCCCCGATGCCCGCCGAGTACGGCTCGGTCACCCCGAGCGCCGCGGCCGTGGCCACCGCCGCGTCCGCCGCGTTGCCGCCGTGCTTGAGTACCCTGATGCCCGCCGCCGAGGCGTCGGCGTCCACGCTGGAGACGGCGCCGCCGTAGCCGGTCGCCACCGGCGACTTGCCGGGCGGGTGACCGTGCCCGGCCGGGTGCCGGTCGGGCTGGGCCGGCGCCGCACCCAGCAGGCCGGCCACCACGGCGCCGGTGCCGAGCATCGCGGCCAGACGGCGCGCCGTACGGCGGGGGGCGGGTACGGCCGCGGTGTACCCGCCCGGGCGGACGGGTGGGCCGTCGTCGGGGCGCGGCGGGTGGCCGGCGGGAGAGGGCGTCATGCGGGCCTCCTTGAGGCGTACTCCGGGGAACGCGCGTGATCCGCGCAGCGTAATGCGGTCGACTCGGCTGCGTCAGCACCCCGCGGCGAGCCGCCGGACGGCCACCCGGCCGGACTCCGCCGTTCCGAGGGCCTACGCTGCGCCCCCATGGACGAGAACCTGAGAGAGATCGCACTCGGACTGATCGCCGCCGCCCTCACGGCAGCCGCGGGGTGGCTGGCCCGCAGCTCCCTGTGGCGCCGCAGACTCCACCGCAGGCAGCGCTTCTTCGGCATGCCGGAGAACTCCTCCTGCCTGCTCGTGGTCAACCGGGACCCGGGGGTGGAGGAGTGGAAAGTGGCGCCCGACGACGTGTTCGCGCTGCTGGAGCTGTCCGGCATCATCAAGGACTGCGGTGCCCGGGCGGACATCGTCGGGCACGACACGACCCGTCAGGGGTTCGGTGAACGCACCGAGTTCTGTCTGGGCGGCCCGGCCTCCAACCGGCGGACCGCCGCGCATCTGCAGTCGCTGCTGCCGGGCGTCTCGGTGGTCATGGAGGGCGAGGCGCCGGGGGTCTTCGCCATCGGCAGCGAGCGCTACCGGGCGGAGAAAGGGGCGGTCGAGCATGTGCTGCTGGCCCGGCTGACCGGGAATCAGGACGAGCCCGGGGCACGGCCTGTCTTCCTCATATGCGGACAGCGGCCCGTCGACAACCAGGCCGCCGCCCGGTATCTGGTGCGCCACCATGCCAAGCTCGCCCGCAAGCACGGCCGCAACGGCACCTTCTGCCTGCTGCTGAAGGTGGTCAACTCGCGGGCTTACGGGCCGGATGTGGTCGAACTGGTCGCCGACGTGACCCGCGCGGCGACGGCGCCGGCGGCGGAGTGAGGCGGGCGGTGCTCACGGTTCGGAGCCGGGCATGGTGGGGGCGGCTTCGGCAGGAGCCACCGGAACGGCCTCGTTCTTGACGTTGCCGCGCTCGCGCCGTGCGACCCAGTCGACGAACCAGGACAGCAGCATGCACAGCCCGATGTCGAGATCACGACCACGACGGGGATGAACAGCATGGTGGAGTCCATGTTTCTGGCTGACGATCGCCGGCAGCATGGCCCGCACCGCCTGCGGCACCAGGACATGGCCGCGCAGCTGGACTGGCACACCATGCCGACTTCGCTGCGGAGCCGGGCCGGCTCCCGGCCCCGATGACGACGACCCCGCCGCGGCCGACGCTCAGGTCGATGTCCCTGAGCGGGTGCTGCATGCCGTAATGCTTGTTGACCTCGCGCAGCTCGATCACCAGTTCCATAGGAAACAGAACCTATCGGGCCGAATGGGTCATCACCGGGATGACACGCAGCACGGCGATATACCGGTCGGCTCGCGTCAGTCCTCGCTGACCTCGGCGTATGCCTGGGACAACTCCGGCGAGCCCGTCTCTGCCCAGTTGGTGCCCTCCTCCAGCACGTCCGCCTCCCGTCCGGACGGCAGCCGCACCACCGGCTGCCCGTTCGGCCACCGCACCCAACGGGCTCCCGGCACCGAGCGCACCATCACGGTCCCGAGGTAGAGCCCGGCGTCCGTGCCGAGCCAGGGGGTGACCTCGGGGTCCTCGCGCCAGTGCGGCAGTAGTTGGTCCAGCGCGGCCAAGGACTCCACCGTGTCGTCGAGTTCGACACCCGCCCCGCGTGCCTGCTCACGCAGGAGTTCGCATTCGGAGAGGAGCTGCGTCGCGTCTTCCGGGTCGTCCGTCAGCCGGCGGCTCGATGCGACCGCCCCTTCGGCATCCGGGTGGGGCTTGCGCCAGTTGTCCAGAAAGGGGAAGTGCATGCGCATCAGCGTGGCATCCTCGCGCCCGTGGGCACTATAGGCGCGCTGGGTGCGAAGTCCGGCCGGTTTGGGCCGCCGGACACCTTGACGCCGCGTCAGGGCCTCTCTAACTTCACCCCGCCTCGGTGGAATCCGGGGTGCACGCACCGCAGCAGAAGTCCCACGAGAGGGCATCACGTGCGCAGACGTACCTGGACCCGATCCCTCACCGTCCTGGTGACCGCCGTGGCCGCGACGGCACCCACCCTGGTGGCGACGGCCACCGCGCAGCAGAGCACCCGGCAGACGGCGCCCGCCGACCCCGGCGCCGAACGGCCGCTCCCCCTGGAACGCCTCTACGACAACCGTGCGGTCAGCGACGACACCGCACCGGACGCCGCCGACTTCGACGGCGCCGGACGCTCCCTCTCCGCACAGGACCTCAAGGCCGCGGGCTGGGGCCCCGGCGCCCGGCTGAACCTGGACGCGGCCGGGCTCCGCTGGCCGGACCGGGCCCCCGGCCGCCCCGACAACGTACGCGCCGACGGACAGCGGGTCCGGGTCGGCGGCCGGGGCGAAGCGCTCACGTTCCTGGTGGCCGCCACCTCGCCGAACGGCCCGGCGGACGCCGCGGGCGGCCAGGGCACCGTCCGGTACCGGGACGGCTCCCGCAGCAGCTACACGCTCACCGCGGGCGACTGGCGCGGCGGCACGCTGGCCACCAAGGCCGTCGCACTGCCCCATCTCAACACCCGGCAGGGCGGGCAGGTCGCGGAGAAGGCCCGGCTCTACGCGGTCACCGTCCCCCTGGAGCGCGGCCGCACAGTGGGTTCGGTCACCCTGCCCCGGGACCCCGGCGCCGACGCCGACCTGCACGTCTTCGACCTCGCCGTGCGGCCGGAGGCCACCGGATGGACGGGAAGCTGGTCCGCCGGCACCGGCGGCTACACCGGCACCGGTGAGTGGCGGGACCGGACACTGCGGCTGGTCGTGCACACCTCGGCAGGTGGCCCCCGGGCACGGATCCGCCTGGAGAACACCTTCGCCGCGCAGCCCGTCCGGATCGGGCACGCCTCGATCGCGGTGCAGAAGAACGGCGCCGCCGCGCACCGGCGTCCGACGCCGCTCACCTTCGACGGCGGTCGTCCCGGCACCCGGATCCCGGCCGGGACCCGCGCCGTCAGCGACCCCGTGGGCTTCGACGTACCCTCCGACACCAATCTGCTGGTGAGCATCCATCTGCCCGGCCCGGTGTCCGCGGCGCCGGTGCACAGCAAGGCGCAGCAGCGGTCGTACCTGAGCGAGGACGGCAGCGGCGACCGCACCGGCGAGACCGGGGGGTCGGCCTTCACCGGCTCGCTGTCCATGTGGCCGTTCCTGACCGGGGTCGACGTGCGGGGCGGCCCCGGCTCCGTCGTCACCCTCGGGGACTCCATCACGGACGGCGTCCGCTCCACGGAGGGGGCCAACCGGCGCTGGCCGGACGTGCTGGCCGGGCGGCTGCTGGCGCAGAGCAGGGTGCCGCGGCTCGGGGTGCTCAACGAGGGCATCTCCGCCAACCGCATCGTCACCGACCGCTATCCCGGCGACGGCGTCAGCAGCGACACCGCGGGGGTGAGCGCGCAGCACCGGCTGGAGCGGGACGTACTGGCCCAGACCAACGTGCGGACGGTGGTGCTCTTCGAAGGCATCAACGATGTGCGCTGGGGCGCCTCGGCCGAGCAGGTGATCGCGGGGATGAGGGCGATCGCCGCGCGGGCGGCCGAGCGCGGGAAGCGGGTCGTGGTGGCGACGATCACGCCGTGCGAGGGCTACCACGACTGCACGGCCGAGGTGGAGGCCAAGCGGGCGAAGGTCAACGCCTTCATCCGGGACAACGGCGGCCGGTTCGACGCCGTGCTGGACTTCGACAAGGTGGTGCGGGACCCCTCCCGCCCGGAGCGGATGGCGCCCAAGTACGACTCGGGCGACCATCTGCACCCCGGTGACGCGGGGCTGCGCGCCCTCGGCGAATCGGTCGACCTGCGGCTGCTCGCCGGCTGAACCGCACCGCCGGGCCCCGGCCGGGAAGCGCGGGGCGTCACACCTCCAGGTCGACCACCACCGGAGCGTGGTCGGAGGCGCCCTTGCCCTTCCTGGCCTCCCGGTCGACGTAGGCGTCCGAGACCGCCGTGGTGAACGCCTCGTTCCCGTAGACGAGGTCGATCCGCATGCCGCGGTTCTTCGGGAAGCAGAGCTGCCGGTAGTCCCAGTAGGTGAACGGCACGTCGTACTTCAGCGGACGCGGGTGGACGTCCGAGACGCCCGCCGCCTCCAGGGCGGCGAGCGCCTCCCGCTCCCGGGCGGTCACATGGGTGGCGCCCTCGAACTCGGCGATGTCCCAGACGTCCTCGTCGGTGGGCGCGATGTTGAAGTCGCCCAGCACCGCGAACGGCGTCGCGGCCGAGGCGAACTTCTCCGCCGCGTCCCGCAGGGCCGCCAGCCACTCCAGCTTGTACTCGTAGTGCGGGTGCCCCACCTCGCGCCCGTTGGGTACGTACAGGGACCACACGCGCACCCCGCCGCAGGTGGCCGCGGCGGCGCGGGCCTCGACGGCGCCTTCCCACGCGGGCGCACCGGGCAGGCCCAGCGCCGGGTCCTCGATACCCACGCGGGAGAGGACGGCGACGCCGTTCCAGCGGCCCTGCGCGCTGACGACCGACTCGTAGCCGAGCGCGCGCAGCTCCTGCTGCGGGAAGGCGTCGTCGGACACCTTGAGCTCCTGCAGGCAGAGCACGTCGGGCTGGGCGGACTCCAGCCACTGCGTCAGGCGGGGCAGTCTGGCCGTTATCGAGTTGACGTTCCAGGTGGCAATTCGCATGCGGACTCCGTCGGGGTCACGGGGGTCGTCCCCCGGCAGAATGCAGGCTACCGCGCCAGTCGGACACTCTCGCCGGGCCGAAGCTGGGTGTGCGCCGCGCCACCCGTTCCGGGGCCGCCCTCGCCGAGCATCCGGCCGAAGAAGGCCAGCCCGAGGTCGCCGAGCAGGCCGTCGTGCACGTCGTAGACCTGTGCGGGGCTGACGGTGCGCACGTAGTCCAGCACCTCGGCGTACTTGTTCCAGGGCGCGTACACCGGCAGCAGCAGCGTTTTGACGGGCCGCTCGGGGACGGTGAGCGCGTCGCCGGGGTGGAAGACGAGGCCGTCGACGACGAAGCCGATGTTGGTGATCCGCGGGATGTCGGGGTGGATGACCGCGTGCAGCTCCCCGTGCACCTCGACCTCGAATCCGGCCGCCTCGAACGTGTCACCGTGGCCCACGGTGTGGACGCGGCCCGGAAAGGCGCCGGAGAGCTGGTCTGCGACGCTGCGCAGTGTCCAGATCTCCGCCTCCGGGTTGGCCTCCATGGCGGCGCGCAGCCGCAGCTCGTCGAAGTGGTCGGGGTGCTCGTGCGTGACGAGCAGCGCGTCCGCGCCCAGCCCGGCCTCCTGCTCGCTGAAGCCGCCCGGGTCGATGACGAGGGTGCGGCCGTCCTTCTCCAGCCGGACGCTGGCGTGGCCCTGCTTGGTGAGCTTCAGCGGGGTGTCGTTGGCATCAGTTCCCATGGGGCGCATTCTCCTCCGGCGGCTGCCGGTGGTCCTCCGGGGTGGTCTCCTCCCGGATCACCCGCTGGGCGACGGCGAAGGCCGAGTTGGCCGCGGGCACCCCGCAGTAGACCGCGATCTGCAGCAGCACCTCCTTGATCTCGGCGGGGGTCAGCCCGTTGCGCAGCGCGGCCCGGATGTGGAAGGCCAACTCCTCCAGATGGCCGCGGGCCACCAGCGCGGTCAGGGTGATCACCGAGCGGGTGCGCCGGTCGACCCCCGTACGGGTCCACACCTCGCCCCAGGCGTACCGCGTGACGAAGTTCTGGAAGTCCTCGGTGAAGTCGTCGGCCCGCTCCAGGGAGCGGTCCACATGGGCGTCGCCGAGCACCTCGCGGCGCACCTTCATCCCCGCGTCGTAGGCGTCGGTGCGCAGCGCGGCCGCGGCTCCTGACTCCAGTTCGGCGACCGCGGACGCCTGCGGCGGTACGGGGCTGATGACGGGTGCCGGAGCGGGCGGACCGGCTGCCGAGTCCTGCCAGGTGGTGGTGAAGTGCCGGATGAGCAGGTCGGTGACGGCTCCGGGCTGCTCGACGGGCGTCAGATGCGAGGCCCCGGGCACGATCGCGAGCCGCGCGTCGGGAATGCCCGCGACCAGCGCCCGGGCTTCGGCGGGCGGGGTGACCTGGTCCTCGGCTCCGGCGACGACCAGCGTGCCCACCCCTATCCGGTCCAGCGAAGTCTTGACGTCGAAGGAGGCCAGCGCCTCGCAGGCGGCGATGTAGCAGCCGGGATCGGTGGTGCGGACCATCTGCACCGCCCACTCGACGATGGCGGGCTGCGCGGCGGCGAAGCCGGGGGTGAACCAGCGGTCGGGGGTGGTGCGGGCGATCGGATCGAGCCCGTTGGTCCGGATGACGACTCCCCGCTGCCGCCAGCTGTCCGCGGTGGCGAACCGGGGCGAGGAGGAGATCAGCGCGAGCGAGGTCACGCGCTGCGGGGCACGCAGCGCGAGCTGGATACCGATCGCGCCGCCGAGGGAGCAGCCCGCGTAGCCGAAGCGCTCGATGCCCAGCTGGTCGAGGGTGGCCAGCAGCCGCTCGGCGTAGGCGTCGGCGGAGTCCGCGGAGTAGGCCGGGGAGCCGCCGTGTCCGGGCAGGTCGAATCTGAGCACCCGCCAGTTCCGGGTCAGCTCGGGGATCTGCCGGTCCCACATGTGCCAGGTGGTGCCGAGGGCGGGGCCGAGGACGAGCAGCGGGGCACGTTCCGGCCCGTCGAGGCGGTGCTGCAGGGTCTTGGCGGTTGTGTCGCTCACCTGCTCACGCTCCCATATCGCACAGAATCCCACGGCACGGGGGTCTCGGCCTCCACGAGACCGCCGCAGGCTTCCGCTGCCGGGCGCAGGTCCTCCACGTCCCCGGCGGGCGGCCTTCCGGCCCCCGCCCCGGCGAGGCTGCACGCGCCGCCTCCGGGGAAGCGCAGGCCAGGGGGGCTACTCTTCGCGCAGTTTCGCGAGCCGGCGTGCCGGTTCTGTCAAGGAGCGGGCATGGGCGGCCATCCCCGACCAGGGATCGCCGTGGTGTGCCAGCCGGTCGGGGAGGGAGGTGAGGGTGTGGTCCCGCGGGTCGGTGGTGTCCAGCTCCGACCACTCGAGCGGGGTGGCGACGGGGGCGGAGGGGCGGGCGCGGACGGCGTAGGGAGCTGCGGAGGTCTGACCGTAGGCGTTGCGGAGGTAGTCGATGAGGACCCGGTCGCCGCGCTGGTCCTTGCGCTGGGCCGTGGTGAGGGTGCCCGGGTGCCGGGCGGTAGCTGCTTCGGCGACGCGATGGGCGAAGTCCCGTGCGGTGTCGAAGTCGGCGCCGCCGTCGAGCGGGACGTAGACGTGATAGCCGCGGGAGCCGCTTGTCATGGCGTATGCGGGCAGCCCTACGTCGGCGAGCAGGTCGTGGACGGCGTGGGCGGCCGTGCGTACGGGAGCGAGGTCGGTGGTGGAGGGGTCGAGGTCGAAGACGAGCCGGTCGGGGTGGTCGAGGCGTGCGGCGGTGGAGAGCCACAGGTGCGGAGTGACGCAGCCCTGGTCGGCGAGGTAGGCGAGGTCGGCGGCGCGGTGGAGGATGACGTGGTTGGCGGTGCCGTCGCTGCGCAGCGGTACCTCGAGGCGGTCCAGCCAGTCGGGGAAGTGGTCGCCGGCGCGCTTCTGGAAGAAGGCCTGGGCCTTGATGCCGTCCGGGTAGCGCTTCATCGCGACTGGCCGGCCGGCGGCGTGGCGGAGCAGGGTGGGGGCGACATCGGCGTAGTAGCGGACCAGTTGGCCCTTGGTGATGCCGTCGTCGGGGAAGAAGAGCTTGTCCTCGTTGCTGACGTCGACGACGTACGAACCGAAGGTGAGTCTCATGACGGCTGCTCCCTGACGACCTCTCGCGGGTCCTTGTCCTGCCGTTCGCCGAGGAACCGGGGGTGGCGCAGCTTGCTGTCCACGGTCCACTCGGTGAAGCCGAACTCGGCGACCAGTTCGGGGGCGACCCAGTGGGCGCCGGATTCACGGATCTGCCCGGCGTCGGCGAACGGGGACCGTGACCGCTCGAGCTCCTCGAGCCTGTCGCCGAGCCGGTCCAGGGTGGCCTGGTCGTATCCGGTCCCGACCTTGCCGGCGTAGACCAGGTCGCCGTCCCGGTAGTAGCCGACCAGGAGGGCGCCGAAGCGGCTGCGGCTGCCGCGGGGTTCGGTGTATCCGCCGATGACCAGCTCCTGCTGGTTGACGCACTTGAACTTGAGCCAGTCCCGGGAGCGGTCCTGCCGGTAGGGCGCGTCCGCCCGCTTGGCGATCAGGCCCTCCCAGCCCTTGCGGCACGCCTGGTCGAAGTACGCTTCACCGTGCTCGTTGCGGTGCGGCAGGTAGCGCAGCGGGTCCTGGAAGCGCAGTGCCCGGCGCAGCAGCCGCTTGCGGTCCCGCAGCGGGAGCCGGGTGGTGTCCTGCCCTTCGAGGTGAAGCAGGTCCAGGACGTAGTAGTAGACGGCGATGCCGGTGGCGCGGGCCTGCTCGGGGTCGGTGAGCTGCATCCGGCCCTGCAGTCGCGAGAAGCTGGTCAGCCTGCCCTCGAAGGCCACGATCTCGCCGTCCACCACGAAGTCCTCGCACTCCAGGGCGGCCAGTGCCTCGGCCAGCTCCGGGTAGGGGCGGTTGAGGTCCTGGTCCTTGCGGGAGGCGAGGCGGACCCGGTCGCCGTGGCGGTAGGCCAGCGCCCGTTCGCCGTCCAGTTTCCGCTCGTAGATCCAGCCCGGGTCGGAGAAGTGCTGGTCGGTCAGGGTGGCCGACATGGGTGAGAGACGGCGGGGTGGCTGCTGCGGGCGGAGCCGGCGGGCGGCCTGCGGGGCGAGGATGTCGAACGGGGTGCTCACGGCCGGCCCTCCCGTTCGATCCGGGCCTCGGTCCTGCCGGTCGGCACGGACTCGAGCTGGGTGCTGACCGGGTTGTGGCGGCGGTGTGGCGGGGGATTCCCCCCGTCGGCGCCGCTCGCCGCGCGGAGCGGGCGCCGCGCCCTGAGCGAGCTCCGCCGGCCGGGCGCCGAACAGCCAGAACGCCTGCTCCGGTCGGCGTGCTCCCGCGCGTAGGCGCGCAGCGCGGTCGGCTCCTGGCCGGTCAGCCACCACCGGGTGCGGTGCGCCGGTTCACCGAGGGTGAGGTGGTCGGGGCGGGGCTCCATGGGCTCCGTGTCGCCGGGGTGGCGCTGTTGCAGCTGCGGATACCCCGGCGCGGGGTGCTGGGCGGAGGGGTGTTCGCTGCTCACGGTCACTCCCTGGCGGGTATGAGGTGGGGCGAGGGTTCAAGGGGTGTGCGCCCGATGGGCTTCGGATGCGCGTCCGGTCGGCAAGAGCACCGGTCGGCGCGGGGGTGGGGCCGGCTCTTCCGGGCCGGCTCTTCCGTATGCGGGGCTCAGGCCGGCTGCGCCGGGCACCTGGGTGGCTCCCCCACACCTGTCGCTCGCCAGGGCTGAAGAAAGGCTGCGGCCCGGGCGGGGCTGACCTGCGGACGGCCGGTTGTGGCGCACACTGGGGGCATGACTCCCTCCCCACCGATCGTGGTGTACCCACCCGAGGGCGGGGGCGGGCGCCGGGTGCTGCTGGACGGGCAGGAACTCGGCCGCGCTTTCAGTCTCTATGACCTGGTGGAACTCCTGAACGGCGCGGGGCTCGACGCCGCGGCCACCGAGTTCGAGGACCCCAGGGTCTTCGAGTGGCGCGGCGGGGGGCCCTACAGCTGGGAAGGCGACGACTCGGGCGGCTGACCGGCTGGGGTCCACCTGCGCGGGCGTGGGTTCAGCGGCGGACGGCCCGGGCGAGTTGGTCCTTGTTCATGCTGGAGCGGCCCTCGACGCCCTGTCGGCGTGCCTCGTCGTACAGCTGGTCCCGGGTGGGGCTGATGGGCCCCTTGCCCTTCCCCGACCGCTCGCCGCCGCGTCGCGAGGCGGGCTTGTCCTGGACTGAGGTACGGCTTGCCCGGCGGGCTTCACCCGTCTGGGCGCGTTCCTTGTTCACTGTGCGTGCGGCGATCTCTTCTGCCCGGCTCTCGGAGGCGCCGCGCTTCTTCTGGCTTTCCTTGATGTCTTCGTACTGCCGCTCTCGCTTGCGGCTCGATCCCGCGGGCATGGTTCCTCCTCGCTGCCGTCTCGTTGCGTTGCCGGGTGGGCAGCACCCGGCCCGTTAAACGTCTCCCCGCCCGTTGCCCACGTCCGTGGTCGACGGCCTCGCCGGTCCTCGCCGCTGAACTGGATCAGCCGCCGGCTGCCGCCGCGTGGCAGTTCCTCCAGCGAGGCGAGATGGGAGCGCTCCTCGCGCATCAGCTGGGCCATCCGCCCGTCCAGGGCCTCCAACTGCTGGGGGGAGCTGCGCTCCAGGATCTGCGGTACCTCGTCGGCCGCCGCGCAGATGTCCTCGTGCCCGAGCACGACCAGCGCCTCGAACGGCGGCACCGGCACCAGATCCAGCTCGGCACGCAGCACCGTCACCAGGGTGCCTTCGCTGCCCACCAGCGCCCGCGCCAGCTCGAAGCCGTTCTCCGGCACCCGTCCGGCACGGGAGCCGCTGTTGCGCGCCGGACGGAGGGAGACACGCGCAGCGACGCATCCGAGGCTGGACGGCTCCGGCACCGGCACGCCGTTGGCCGGTTCCCGCACGCCAGGCGCGTCCGTGGCGCAGAAAACGGGCGCGGACTCAGAACTCGGCGGTGGAGACGACGTAGACGCGGGGCCTGCTCTGGTATGTCGTGTCCACGGTGACCACCAGGTCGGGCTCGCTCCCGGGCTGGTCGAGTCGCAGGCTCCGATAGTGGCTGCTGGGCTCGTCGAACCGCCAGCCGACCACTCTGGCCTTGCGTCCGCTGATGGCGACCTCGCCCTCGGTCAGCTCGGTGCGGCTGCTCCCGATGTCCTGCAGGAACTCGGTGAGCCGCTTGGGGCTGGTGCGGAACTGCACCCACATGGTGCTCTTCTGCCAGGCGTTCGCCTCGTAGAAGGCCACCCGGGTCGAGGAGACCGGTACCGGGACGCTGTAGATCCGCTGGCTGACCCTGGGAGGCCGCGCGTAGGTGAGGCTGGTCGCGGCGGCGGCGCGCTCCTTGTCCCTGCCGCTGGCGCGGCTCTTGAACGCCGACTGCACCAGGTAGCCGGCCGGCAGCGCGATGAGCAACACCACGATCGCCAGTACGGCGAGGCGGTGGCGGGGCCGGTGCGGGGGGCGCTCGCGGGATGCGGAGGGGCGGGGGCTGTCGTCGGTGTGCAGCATGGCGCTGGGCGTCTCGGAGAGTGTGGTGGATGTTCGGCGGGGCGGCGGTCCCGGCCCCGTCACTGACCGACGGCCCGGCGCAGGTTGTCCGCCGCCCGCTCGTAGCGCTCGTAGCGCTCCAGCCGGCGCCGGTTGGCACGCCGGAAGCGGCGGGCCACCAGCCGAGCCAGGTCCGCAGCACCGACCATACCCGCCTCGGGGCCCAGCTGCGCCTTCACGATCCGGGCCTCCGGCCGGTAACCGCGGCCGGTGAGCTGGCGCCGGAACGCCTCCCGGGCGGGTTCGATCAGCAGTTCGTCGGCCGCGCTCACCCCGCCGCCCACCACGAAGCAGGACGGGTCCAGGGCAGCCGCCAGATTCGCCAGCCCCACCCCCAGCCAGGAGCCGACCTCGTGGAAGAGTTCCGTGCACATGGCGTCGCCGGAGCGGGCGAGCTCGGTGATCAGCGGTCCGGTGATGTCGCCGACCTGGCCGCCCACCCGGTCGATGATGCCGTAGGCGACCGGCGACTCGGCGGCCGCGAGCTCGCGGGCCTCCCGGACCAGCGCGTTCCCGGAGCTGTACTGCTCCCAGCACCCTCTGTTGCCGCACGGACACCGATGGCCGCCGGGCACCACCTGCATATGGCCGAACTCGCCGGCCACCCCGTACTTGCCCCGCTTGACCCGGCCGTCCTCCAGGATGGCGCCGCCGATCCCGGTGCCCAGCGTGATCATCACCAGGTGGTCCTCGCCGCGCCCGGCGCCGAACCGCCACTCGCCCCACGCCGCGGTGTTCGCGTCGTTGTCCACCATCACCGGCACCGCCAGCCGCGCCGTCAGCGCGTCCTTCAGGGGCTCGTCGCGCCAGGCGAGGTGCGGCGCGAACAGCACCCGGGAGCGGTCCGCGTCGATCCACCCCGCCGCGCCGATGCCTACCGCGTGCACGTCGTGCCGGTCCGAGAGGTCGAGCACCAGCTCCGCGATGGTGTCCTCGACCACCTTC
It encodes the following:
- a CDS encoding ROK family glucokinase, yielding MLRTVSTRERRSHLSAPRVPTVGIDIGGTKVMAGVVDADGVILEKVRAETPEKSKSPKVVEDTIAELVLDLSDRHDVHAVGIGAAGWIDADRSRVLFAPHLAWRDEPLKDALTARLAVPVMVDNDANTAAWGEWRFGAGRGEDHLVMITLGTGIGGAILEDGRVKRGKYGVAGEFGHMQVVPGGHRCPCGNRGCWEQYSSGNALVREARELAAAESPVAYGIIDRVGGQVGDITGPLITELARSGDAMCTELFHEVGSWLGVGLANLAAALDPSCFVVGGGVSAADELLIEPAREAFRRQLTGRGYRPEARIVKAQLGPEAGMVGAADLARLVARRFRRANRRRLERYERYERAADNLRRAVGQ